The following proteins are encoded in a genomic region of Drosophila miranda strain MSH22 chromosome 4, D.miranda_PacBio2.1, whole genome shotgun sequence:
- the LOC108162884 gene encoding dedicator of cytokinesis protein 11 isoform X4, with product MERKFTRGLNKLTSAGQMRENVSQLVRESAVLSKPLVVEPIDFEAFVAKNKTVIQNDPQRELLIYPADDVSEIIMPRKQRTTAKSVADRFEPPNEAIVCPLHGALMGNGNGHSQVSRQGSTQSNGSLHNGNGNGHSSCSSLSSANGHGAQLSRKSSQCSSNGSTSQKVSQESSYESALSSITLRSHLAQPEEADELELADEASHGDELGTQQGSRAECTRFTRQALYTYRAKNHLIHYKYNAYGGNCHDLPSISPAEELLEEVYEIDADQDRIDEQMTRSQADTITKQGYLLKGPDSAADRMFANIGNKSFKRRYCYLRQEIDGTYMLELHKDEKQGDAKATIVMDFCTEVVQNPKRGRFCFELRMTTGHKSFTLAAENEQDFKDWLGKLSSVLAQNRAQEEKRNASLERQPGPQLLQPAEQQPTFGTLKGLDQSLHPQLMKYGRETDHSIALARKEQRRRLFACYQTASKATSSDSVEQYREHFGTRMLLTCHSLRFRLQCVAADAGPGQDAEQQVEPYITSLALYDAKAGRKLSESFYFNVNDSWNAQLLPNTPVPASVAGCGVPRRAAEGDDRSASQAPHSLFDSVSAELLRCPRQQFQQLRQCLLSVRAPHADIYLVVRVEKVLQCGIAQAAEPYLKAGKDPKLGQKVCKAAKSCAQHIGHYRQPFAWAAKPLFKLYSHELDVEPHKDFDFSPIYRQELPKLKDEELLKLLLDYRKPEKLSKLTIIPGHLKMQLQILEKTVPCGLSKSLAPLSTFSPASKQPPTLELAEFQNQSEREAHPYTSFCNHLYVYPLSLQFDSQKLFSRARNITVVVELRDGDGEYSKPLKCIYGRPGHDLLVSQIACPVLHHNVTPTWYEEIKLRLPLGLFPEHHLLFSFYHVSCNLSKKRSDAQAAFETPIGYAWLPLLQKNRICLEEQSLPVAATLPVGYLSIQPLGWGKGNCGPDIQWIDNQRPLYTVTLRLDSTVLTADQHLHNFFAHCERLLEGGKTGALPAETETCKILKAAHAIDMCSLISYLPTLLNELFTLLVHTQSEEIGLNVIRLLTNIIHLISFDAKRPDLLASYVKYVFHAPYYSQQTARLRTVHGELCRHLPYLLNPKNTDFLIVNKFMRYSAIFFDLIVKSMAQHLLATGRIRMLRNERFPKEYADRVEQLIKVLIIYITTRYDDLGEETQLLNRSLARFVRQCLSYMDRGFVYRLIRCYMQEFTPGNPRVLHEYKFNFLQEICQHEHYVPLNLPFVLNPKNRPPEMMQHFTLSEEFCRQHFLSGLLLQELKSSLNEVGHVRRHALAIFKDLLAKHELDGRYQQRGQLSRIALLYVPWLGIVMDNLHRIDDLSEAAGATTPNGHVYVDSASYTKRLSCSSSYVFSKDSSTFGSLTSTPRSKNRMTLHNDQLSPCRTSVHMRENNFLAAIAGQPISNGISNLSLNSNTDSGHSQDTTTIGAYTNGEADVALRNGHNRSVSFTHAQILSRCDKFSVGESKDLLLGFLFIVKHLSQDQMVAWWQNCNETETLQFLAILDLSLQQFRYVGKKSVLLTADSRQMRATKAHTLPARTAPPTGLENGHQQEQQQPSSGTLNQPREHLLEDMARTQLALYESNLATEVGMIILDCLGMYVLQFRQLLTDSLVLRKLARVYLRFLQLGQSERLSKHVFAALRAFINNYSVALFKGNAMLCGQMVYELLKACDSRLVEIRHESCAVLYLLMRSNFEFSGRKALTRVHLQVIISVSQMIGNVIGLNNARFQESLSIINSYANSDKAMKGTGFPMEVKDLTRRVRTVLMATAQMQAHHMDPERLLELQYSLANSYASTPELRHTWLVTMARNHEQNGNLSEAACCHLHIAALMCEYLRLRGTACSSLSWSSAAFGKISRNIPLDEQGLKLDAGAQDSQYTEYMLLEQLKQCADLLDRAERFECLGDLYKLILPIHERARDFIELSNCYEHLAQAYSKIVEVNRSGKRMLGRFYRVVFYGMMYFEEDHAIEYVYKEPKLTSLSEISERLAKQYKEKFGADVVKLIMDSSPVKVDELDAKLAYIQVTHVIPFFTKTELDQRLNEFEQNHDVNTFMYETPFTKSGAARGSVEEQWKRKTVIETTYSFPYVLKRIPVKSREIIELSPIEVAIDEMQSKVSELEEIIMPPADVKKLQLRLQGSVAVTVNAGPLAYAHAFLDAKVINNFSLDRVGDLKDVFRDFIGVCHKALCVNERMISADQKEYHHVLKENYEKLCQALSELLDDESFQPLSEDAESINQRNSTALFNAISGASHNSRLYFVEQDTTTHHYHHHHQHHPHIHTQNSRHNP from the exons AGCAAACCTCTTGTGGTGGAGCCCATAGATTTTGAGGCGTTCGTGGCCAAAAATAAAACAGTAATCCAAAATGATCCGCAAAGGGAGTTGCTCATCTATCCAGCAGATGATGTTTCA GAGATCATCATGCCACGGAAGCAGCGCACGACAGCCAAATCAGTGGCGGATCGCTTTGAGCCACCCAACGAGGCGATTGTGTGTCCATTGCATGGCGCTTTAatggggaatgggaatggtcACAGTCAGGTGAGCCGCCAGGGCAGCACTCAATCGAATGGCAGTCTCCacaatgggaatgggaatggacacagcagctgcagcagttTGAGCAGCGCCAATGGGCACGGCGCCCAGCTGTCACGCAAGAGTTCACAGTGCTCGTCGAATGGCTCCACAAGTCAGAAAGTGTCACAGGAGTCATCCTATGAGTCGGCCCTGTCCTCCATTACACTGCGTTCGCATCTCGCCCAGCCCGAAGAGGCGGATGAGCTCGAGTTGGCGGATGAGGCGTCACATGGAGACGAGCTGGGCACTCAGCAGGGATCACGTGCCGAGTGCACGAGGTTCACACGGCAGGCGCTTTACACCTACAGAGCCAAGAACCATTTGATCCATTATAAATATAATGCCTATGGTGGAAACTGTCATGATTTGCCCAG CATCTCTCCGGCGGAGGAGCTTCTCGAAGAGGTGTACGAAATCGATGCCGATCAGGATCGCATTGATGAACAAATGACACGCTCTCAGGCGGATACGATCACCAAGCAGGGATATCTGCTGAAAGGACCCGATTCGGCTGCCGATCGCATGTTTGCCAATATAGGAAACAAATCGTTTAAGCGTCGCTATTGCTATCTGCGGCAGGAGATCGATGGCACCTATATGCTGGAGCTGCACAAGGATGAGAAGCAGGGCGACGCCAAGGCCACCATTGTCATGGATTTTTGCACAGAAGTTGTCCAA AATCCAAAACGTGGACGCTTTTGCTTTGAACTACGCATGACAACGGGCCATAAGTCGTTCACCTTGGCCGCCGAGAACGAGCAGGACTTTAAGGATTGGCTGGGGAAACTCTCCTCAGTGCTGGCTCAGAATCGTGCCCAGGAGGAGAAGCGCAATGCCTCGCTCGAGCGCCAGCCAGGTCCCCAGCTGCTGCAGCCAGCGGAACAGCAGCCCACGTTTGGGACCCTAAAGGGTCTCGATCAATCGCTGCATCCGCAGTTGATGAAGTACGGCAGGGAGACAGATCACTCGATTGCCCTGGCCAGGAAGGAGCAGCGTCGACGCCTGTTTGCCTGCTATCAGACAGCCTCGAAGGCCACATCCAGTGATAGTGTGGAGCAGTATCGCGAGCATTTCGGCACACGAATGCTCCTCACGTGCCACAGTCTGCGCTTCCGGCTGCAGTGTGTGGCGGCAGATGCTGGGCCCGGGCAGGATGCAGAACAGCAGGTGGAGCCGTATATCACCAGCCTGGCGCTGTACGATGCCAAGGCGGGGCGCAAGTTGAGCGAGAGCTTCTACTTCAATGTGAATGACTCGTGGAATGCCCAACTGCTGCCGAATACACCTGTTCCAGCCTCAGTGGCGGGCTGTGGCGTGCCCCGTCGTGCCGCAGAGGGGGATGACAGGAGTGCCTCGCAGGCCCCACACTCCCTCTTCGATAGTGTGTCGGCGGAGCTGCTGCGCTGTCCCCGACAGCAGTTCCAGCAGCTGCGGCAGTGCCTGCTCTCGGTGCGTGCCCCCCATGCGGACATCTATCTGGTGGTGCGAGTGGAGAAGGTGCTGCAATGTGGCATTGCACAGGCCGCAGAGCCCTACCTGAAGGCGGGCAAGGATCCGAAGCTCGGCCAAAAGGTGTGTAAGGCGGCCAAGAGCTGCGCCCAGCACATCGGACACTACCGCCAGCCGTTTGCCTGGGCGGCCAAGCCTCTGTTCAAGCTCTACAGCCACGAACTGGACGTGGAGCCGCACAAGGACTTCGACTTTAGTCCCATCTATCGCCAGGAGCTGCCCAAGCTCAAGGACGAGGAGTTGCTCAAGCTCCTGTTGGACTATCGCAAGCCGGAGAAGCTCAGCAAGCTGACCATCATCCCGGGGCACCTCAAGATGCAGCTGCAGATCCTGGAGAAGACAGTGCCCTGCGGTCTCAGCAAATCCCTGGCTCCCCTCTCGACCTTCAGTCCGGCTTCCAAGCAGCCGCCGACCCTCGAGCTGGCAGAATTCCAAAACCAAAGCGAAAGGGAGGCCCATCCGTACACGAGCTTCTGCAATCATCTGTATGTGTATCCGTTGAGTCTGCAGTTCGATAGCCAGAAACTGTTCTCGCGGGCCAGGAACATCACGGTCGTGGTGGAGCTCAGAGATGGCGATGGGGAGTACAGTAAGCCCTTGAAG tGCATCTATGGTCGACCTGGACATGATCTGCTAGTCTCACAAATAGCCTGTCCCGTACTGCATCATAATGTCACCCCCACATGGTACGAGGAGATCAAATTGCGTCTTCCTCTGGGTCTCTTTCCCGAGCACCATTTGCTCTTCTCCTTCTACCATGTGTCCTGTAATCTGAGCAAGAAGCGATCCGATGCCCAGGCGGCCTTTGAGACGCCCATTGGGTATGCCTGGCTGCCGTTGCTGCAAAAGAATCGCATCTGTCTGGAGGAGCAGTCGCTGCCAGTGGCCGCCACATTGCCAGTGGGATATCTGTCCATACAGCCACTGGGCTGGGGCAAGGGG AACTGCGGCCCCGACATCCAATGGATCGACAATCAGCGTCCCTTGTACACGGTGACCCTGCGACTGGACTCCACAGTGCTGACGGCGGATCAGCATCTGCACAACTTCTTTGCGCACTGCGAGCGTCTGCTGGAGGGTGGCAAGACGGGGGCCCTGCCAGCGGAAACGGAGACCTGCAAGATTCTCAAGGCAGCGCACGCCATCGACATGTGTTCGCTGATCAGCTACCTGCCGACGCTCCTGAACGAACTGTTTACGCTGCTGGTGCACACGCAGTCCGAGGAGATTGGCCTGAATGTGATACGTCTGCTGACCAACATCATCCATCTGATAAGCTTCGACGCGAAGCGTCCCGATCTGCTGGCCTCGTATGTGAAGTACGTTTTCCACGCCCCGTACTACAGCCAGCAGACGGCCCGCCTGAGGACAGTGCATGGGGAGCTGTGCAGACATTTGCCGTATCTGCTGAATCCCAAGAATACGGACTTCCTGATCGTCAACAAATTCATGCGCTATTCGGCCATCTTTTTCGATTTGATTGTGAAGAGCATGGCCCAGCACCTGCTGGCGACCGGGAGGATTCGAATGCTGCGCAACGAACGCTTTCCCAAGGAGTATGCAGATCGGGTGGAGCAGCTGATCAAGGTGCTGATCATCTACATCACGACGCGCTACGATGATTTGGGGGAGGAGACACAGCTCCTCAACCGTTCGTTGGCTCGCTTTGTGCGGCAGTGTCTCAGCTACATGGATCGGGGATTTGTCTATCGTTTGATACGCTGCTACATGCAGGAGTTTACCCCCGGCAATCCACGGGTGCTGCACGAATACAAGTTCAACTTCCTGCAGGAGATTTGCCAGCACGAACACTATGTGCCGCTCAATCTGCCCTTTGTGCTGAATCCAAAGAATCGTCCGCCAGAGATGATGCAACACTTCACGCTCTCCGAGGAGTTCTGTCGTCAGCATTTTCTCTCGggtctgctgctgcaggaGCTGAAGAGCAGCCTCAACGAGGTGGGCCATGTGCGGCGGCATGCCCTGGCCATCTTCAAGGACCTGCTGGCCAAGCACGAGCTGGACGGACGCTACCAGCAGCGCGGACAGCTCTCGCGCATCGCTCTGCTGTACGTGCCGTGGCTGGGCATAGTCATGGACAATCTGCATCGCATAGATGACTTGTCCGAGGCGGCGGGAGCTACCACTCCGAACGGGCACGTCTATGTGGATTCCGCCTCGTACACAAAACGCCTGAGCTGCTCGAGCAGCTACGTTTTCAGCAAGGATTCCTCGACATTTGGCTCGTTGACGTCCACGCCGCGCTCGAAGAATCGAATGACATTGCACAATGATCAGCTCAGTCCGTGCCGGACTTCGGTCCACATGAGGGAGAACAATTTTCTGGCAGCCATTGCGGGACAGCCCATAAGCAATGGGATATCCAATCTATCTCTCAATTCGAACACCGATTCGGGG CACTCGCAGGACACCACCACCATTGGGGCGTACACCAACGGGGAGGCAGATGTGGCCCTGCGGAATGGTCACAATCGTTCTGTGAGCTTCACGCACGCCCAGATCTTGTCACGCTGCGACAAGTTCAGTGTTGGGGAGAGCAAGGATCTGCTGTTGGGATTCCTCTTTATTGTGAAGCACTTGTCGCAGGATCAGATGGTGGCCTGGTGGCAGAACTGCAACGAAACAGAGACCCTGCAATTTCTGGCCATACTCGATCTCTCGCTGCAGCAGTTCCGCTATGTGGGCAAGAAGAGTGTGCTGCTGACGGCGGACTCGCGTCAGATGCGTGCTACGAAGGCGCACACGCTGCCCGCGAGGACTGCCCCACCCACAGGTCTGGAGAACGGCcatcagcaggagcagcagcagccgagcAGTGGTACTCTGAATCAGCCAAGAGAACATCTGTTGGAGGACATGGCCAGGACGCAGCTGGCTCTCTACGAATCAAATCTGGCCACAGAGGTGGGCATGATCATACTCGACTGCCTCGGCATGTATGTCCTGCAGTTCCGTCAGCTGCTGACCGACAGCCTGGTGCTGCGCAAGCTGGCGAGGGTATATCTGCGCTTTCTGCAGTTGGGGCAGTCGGAGAGGCTCTCCAAGCATGTGTTTGCCGCCCTGCGCGCTTTCATCAACAACTATTCGGTGGCCCTGTTCAAGGGCAATGCCATGCTGTGCGGCCAGATGGTGTACGAGCTGCTGAAGGCCTGCGACAGTCGCCTGGTGGAGATCCGACACGAATCCTGCGCCGTTCTGTATCTGCTGATGCGCAGCAATTTCGAGTTTAGCGGCCGCAAGGCCCTGACGCGCGTTCACTTGCAAGTCATCATCTCGGTGTCGCAGATGATCGGCAATGTGATTGGGCTGAACAATGCCCGATTCCAGGAGAGTCTATCGATCATCAATAGCTACGCCAACAGCGACAAGGCCATGAAGGGCACCGGCTTCCCCATGGAGGTGAAGGACCTAACGCGTCGCGTGCGCACTGTCCTCATGGCCACCGCCCAGATGCAGGCCCATCACATGGACCCCGAGAGGCTGCTCGAGCTGCAGTATTCGCTGGCCAATTCGTATGCCTCCACACCCGAGCTGCGGCACACCTGGCTGGTCACCATGGCCCGGAATCACGAGCAGAACGGCAATCTCTCGGAGGCCGCATGCTGTCATCTGCATATCGCTGCCCTCATGTGCGAGTATCTCCGCCTGCGTGGCACCGCCTGCTCCAGTCTCAGTTGGTCCTCGGCGGCCTTTGGCAAGATATCACGCAACATACCGCTGGATGAGCAGGGCCTCAAGCTGGATGCTGGCGCCCAGGACTCGCAGTACACCGAATATATGCTGCTCGAACAGCTAAAGCAGTGCGCCGATCTGCTAGATCGTGCCGAGCGTTTCGAGTGCCTCGGAGATCTGTACAAACTCATTCTGCCCATCCACGAGAGGGCCCGCGACTTCATCGAGCTGTCCAATTGTTACGAGCACTTGGCCCAGGCCTACAGCAAGATTGTGGAGGTCAATCGGTCGGGCAAACGCATGCTGGGACGTTTCTATAGGGTTGTCTTTTACGGCATG ATGTACTTCGAGGAGGATCATGCCATTGAGTATGTGTACAAGGAGCCCAAACTCACTTCGTTGAGTGAGATCTCCGAGCGTCTGGCCAAGCAATACAAGGAGAAATTTGGAGCGGATGTTGTTAAGCTAATCATGGACTCGTCACCG GTCAAAGTCGATGAATTGGATGCCAAGTTGGCCTACATACAGGTCACCCATGTGATCCCCTTCTTTACCAAAACAGAGCTCGATCAGCGCCTCAATGAATTCGAGCAGAATCATGATGTGAACACCTTTATGTACGAGACGCCGTTCACCAAGTCGGGAGCAGCccgtggcagcgttgaggagCAGTGGAAACGCAAGACAGTCatagaga CTACATACTCGTTTCCCTATGTGCTGAAGCGTATTCCTGTCAAGTCCCGCGAGATCATCGAACTGAGTCCCATTGAAGTGGCCATCGATGAGATGCAATCCAAGGTTTCAGAGCTGGAGGAGATTATCATGCCGCCAGCCGATGTGAAGAAGTTGCAATTGCGCCTGCAAGGCAGCGTCGCGGTGACGGTAAATGCCGGTCCCCTGGCCTATGCACATGCCTTTCTGGATGCCAAGGTCATCAATAACTTTTCGCTCGATCGCGTTGGTGATCTGAAAGATGTTTTTCG TGACTTCATTGGCGTCTGCCACAAGGCTTTGTGCGTGAACGAGCGCATGATCAGTGCCGATCAGAAGGAGTACCATCATGTGCTGAAGGAGAACTACGAGAAACTATGTCAGGCGCTTAGTGAGTTGCTCGACGACGAGTCCTTCCAGCCGCTTAGCGAAGATGCTGAAAGCATAAATCAGCGCAATAGCACGGCTTTGTTCAACGCAATCAGTGGCGCCTCACATAACTCAA GATTGTATTTTGTCGAGCAAGATACCACCACCCACCactaccaccaccaccaccaacaccatccccacatacacacacagaacTCTAGACATAATCCATAA